The Arachis hypogaea cultivar Tifrunner chromosome 19, arahy.Tifrunner.gnm2.J5K5, whole genome shotgun sequence genome has a window encoding:
- the LOC112777748 gene encoding probable LRR receptor-like serine/threonine-protein kinase At1g05700: MATSLFLLLGALSFIATIQGQDQSGFISIDCGLPENYSYVEKNTGISYISDANFIDSGVSKIVSPQDKATHQQYFTYLRSFPYGTRNCYRINNVTINTEYLIRTSFLYGNYDGLNKLPQFEVHVGTNLWDTLKFSDASVSIYRELSHSPTRDYVDICLVNIGTGTPFISAIELRILEKNNGPSSSSVARLKGLDLGSKNNSTCRYRDDIYDCLWEPYSVNGWRQLISTNIDPNPTQKKADIDNIYVPPASVMRTAATPRNARDSLDFYFHLDYVAHIYHVRFYFAEVQKLSANESRSFNISVNGNYWEGPIVPTYNQTVFYDFFSTYFERVSEYRFSLLPTEFSTLPPITNAIEIFLFKDFSQPQTQNDQVDAMRNIKIAYKVSKNWQGDPCAPVAYKWDGLNCSSVGTLKITALNLSSSGLTGQIVYYIAKLTDLESLDLSNNSLNGEIPDFLADLPSLKVLNLHNNNLTGQVPNALIQRSSEGVLSLRLGQNPNLLCESALCDQQTKDKSKKNNRVIYILASISAILVLLLLVLATVNIIYIKKRKPKDYFKVHKEFSDQTGSQLESKRRRYSFNEVSNMTNNFERVLGRGGFGTVYYGIIDDIQVAVKMLSQSSVQGYQQFLAEVNILMRVHHRNLTSLIGYCNEETNIALIYEYMENGNLEEHLLEKNSRTKLFNWEERLTIAMDAAQGLEYLHNGCKPPIIHRDVKCTNILLNENFQAKMSDLGLSRSIPVDGGTHVTTVIAGTPGYLDPEYQVSNRLTEKSDVYSFGVVLLEIITGKPAILKAVEGKIHISEWVKSMLAKGDVKCIVDTRLQGDFESSSVWRAVEIAMASVSNKSSKRPYMTDIVTELKECLAMELARKLNSCETMTMNLATESESSSLASSIMMCKTEMAGS; this comes from the exons ATGGCAACTTCTCTTTTTCTACTGCTTGGAGCTCTTTCTTTCATAGCAACGATCCAAGGCCAGGATCAATCAG GATTTATTAGCATAGATTGTGGACTACCTGAAAATTACAGCTACGTTGAAAAGAATACAGGAATCAGTTACATTTCAGATGCTAATTTCATTGATTCTGGTGTGAGTAAGATTGTGTCGCCTCAAGATAAGGCTACTCATCAACAATATTTTACTTACCTTCGAAGCTTTCCTTATGGAACAAGAAACTGTTACAgaataaataatgtaaccatCAACACTGAATATTTAATCAGAACTAGTTTTTTGTATGGAAACTATGACGGTCTAAATAAGCTCCCACAGTTTGAAGTTCATGTTGGAACTAATTTGTGGGACACATTGAAATTCTCGGATGCATCAGTGAGCATATACAGAGAGCTCTCTCACTCTCCAACAAGGGATTATGTAGATATCTGTCTGGTTAACATAGGCACTGGCACACCATTCATTTCGGCTATAGAATTGAGGATTCTTGAGAAGAATAATGGTCCCAGCTCTTCCTCAGTTGCACGTCTCAAAGGATTAGACTTGGGCAGCAAGAACAATTCAACATGCAG GTACAGAGATGACATATATGACTGCTTATGGGAGCCTTATTCCGTGAATGGGTGGAGACAGTTAATCAGCACAAATATTGATCCTAATCCAACTCAGAAAAAGGCAGATATTGATAATATTTATGTTCCACCAGCAAGTGTGATGAGAACAGCCGCTACACCAAGAAATGCAAGAGATTCTTTGGATTTCTACTTTCACTTGGATTATGTTGCACACATATATCATGTCAGATTCTATTTTGCTGAGGTACAAAAGCTGTCAGCAAATGAAAGTAGATCATTCAACATCAGCGTCAATGGCAATTATTGGGAAGGACCCATTGTACCCACATACAATCAAAcagttttctacgattttttcaGTACATATTTTGAAAGAGTTAGTGAATATCGATTCTCACTTCTTCCTACAGAGTTCTCTACCCTTCCTCCTATCACCAACGCTATtgagatttttctttttaagGATTTCTCACAGCCACAAACTCAAAATGATCAAG TTGATGCTATGAGAAATATCAAGATTGCTTATAAGGTGTCAAAAAATTGGCAAGGAGATCCATGTGCCCCTGTAGCATACAAGTGGGACGGTCTAAATTGTAGTTCCGTTGGTACTTTAAAAATCACAGCCTT GAATTTGTCTTCTAGTGGACTAACGGGACAAATTGTATATTATATCGCCAAGCTTACTGACTTAGAGTCCTT GGATTTATCAAATAATAGCTTAAACGGGGAGATACCTGATTTTCTGGCAGACCTGCCATCACTTAAAGTCCT AAACTTGCATAATAACAACCTCACAGGTCAAGTTCCGAATGCACTCATCCAAAGATCAAGTGAAGGAGTACTATCACTAAG GTTGGGGCAAAATCCAAATCTGCTATGTGAATCTGCTCTTTGTGACCAACAGACAAAGGATAAAAGCAAGAAAAATAACAGAGTTATTTATATACTAGCATCTATTTCTGCAATTTTGGTGCTCCTGCTGTTAGTTCTTGCAACGGTTAACATCATTTACATCAAAAAGAGAAAACCAAAAG ATTATTTCAAAGTTCATAAGGAGTTTAGTGATCAAACTGGATCACAGTTGGAATCTAAGAGAAGACGGTATTCATTCAATGAAGTATCTAACATGACCAATAATTTCGAAAGAGTCCTTGGTAGAGGTGGATTTGGAACAGTTTACTATGGCATTATTGATGACATTCAAGTAGCTGTCAAGATGCTTTCGCAATCATCAGTACAAGGATATCAGCAATTTCTAGCAGAG GTTAATATTTTGATGAGGGTTCATCATAGGAATCTAACTTCCCTCATTGGATATTGCAACGAAGAAACCAACATAGCACTCATCTATGAATATATGGAAAATGGCAACTTAGAAGAACATCTTTTGG AGAAAAATAGCAGGACAAAGTTGTTCAATTGGGAAGAAAGGCTCACTATAGCTATGGATGCAGCCCAAG GACTTGAGTATCTACATAACGGTTGTAAGCCACCTATAATCCACAGAGATGTGAAATGTACAAACATTTTACTAAATGAAAATTTCCAAGCGAAAATGTCTGACTTAGGTTTGTCCAGAAGCATTCCAGTTGACGGCGGCACACATGTAACAACTGTCATTGCAGGGACTCCTGGTTACTTGGATCCAGA GTACCAAGTATCAAATAGGCTAACAGAGAAAAGTGACGTTTATAGTTTTGGGGTAGTTTTATTGGAGATAATCACAGGTAAACCAGCAATACTTAAAGCGGTTGAGGGGAAAATTCACATAAGTGAGTGGGTTAAATCTATGCTTGCAAAAGGTGATGTAAAATGTATTGTTGATACAAGATTACAAGGAGATTTTGAGAGTAGTTCTGTTTGGAGAGCTGTTGAAATAGCAATGGCTTCTGTGTCCAATAAGTCCTCCAAAAGACCATACATGACTGATATTGTGACCGAGCTAAAGGAATGTTTGGCTATGGAGTTGGCTCGAAAACTTAACAGTTGCGAAACCATGACTATGAATTTGGCTACAGAGTCAGAAAGCAGCTCCTTGGCTAGTTCCATAATGATGTGTAAAACAGAAATGGCTGGATCTTAA